TAAAATTTCTGAAATTATACGGCATTTTTATCTCTCTGAACGATATATTTTGCGTTCACCCACCTTATAAATTTCAATAGCCTGCCTCCTGTTTTTCAAACTGGAGACAGGCCGCCGGAAACATAAAAATCGGAGGCTCACGATGCTTTTAAGCATGCAATGGCTGCGAGAATTCGTACCATACGAAGGCGGGGTACAGGAGCTTGGTGACAGGCTGACCATGCTCGGCCTTGAACTTGAGGAAATAATAAATCCTTTTGAAAATATTTCTTCCGTTGTTGTCGGCCATGTTGTCGAATGCGGAAAACACCCGGAAGCAGACAAACTTTCCGTTTGTAAAGTAGATGTCGGCGAAGCCGAGCTGCTTGATATCGTCTGCGGTGCCCCCAATGTTGCTAAAGGACAGAACGTTCCTGTTGCAAAAATCGGATGCGTACTTCCCGGTGGCCTGAAAATAAAAAAAGCCAAGCTCCGCGGACAGAAGTCCTGCGGTATGATCTGCTCTGAAAGAGAACTTGAACTTTCAGATGCCCATGACGGCATCATGGTTCTCCCGGAGGAGCTTAAGCCCGGCCAGATTTTTATTGATGCAATGAACATGAACGACACTGTTCTTGATCTTGGCATCACCCCCAACCGTGCCGACTGCCTTTCAATCCTCGGTATTGCCCGTGAAACAGCTCTGGGGTTCGACCTGCCGCTGACAATGCCCGAGCTCAATCTTGTTGAAGCAGGCGGAAATGCCGCTGATATGCTCAAAATCGAGATTGAAGAAGGTGCTGACTGTCCGCTGTATATGGCCAGAATCCTTAAAGGAGCCAAGCTGGCACAATCACCCGACTGGATGCGCTACCGCCTTATTTCAGTAGGTGTACGCCCGATCAACAATGTAGTTGATGTAACCAACTATATACTTTTTGAACTGGGACAGCCCCTGCACTCCTTTGACGGTGATCTGCTGAAAGGTGATAAAATCAGAGTCGGCCGCGCTCCAGAGGGAATGAAATTTACTACTCTTGATGATCAGGAACGTTCACTGCTGAACAGTGACCTGCTCGTCTGGGATGCTGAAAAACCTGTTGCTTTAGCCGGAGTAATGGGCGGACAGAATTCTGAAATCAACGACAAGTCTACCAACGTAGTACTTGAAAGTGCTGTTTTCAAACCTGCGCTTATCCGCAAAACTGCCCGCAGACTTTCACTGCCATCAGAAGCTTCATACCGTTTTGAACGTGGTGTGGACCAGTTGATGAGTGCCTACGCCCTTGACCGTGCCGCCCAGCTCATCAATGAGCTTTCCGGTGCTGAAGTTGTGAGCGGTGTAGCTCAAAACGAATCACTCCCGTGGCAGACAAGAACCCACACCTACCGTCACAAGCGCTGCAACGCTCATCTTGGTCTCAATCTTGAGCCGGAGTTCAGCAAAAAAGCTTTCACCCTCATGGGGCTGGAAGTTGATGACAGTGACAGTGATTCATGGAAAGTCACAACTCCTTCATACCGCCTTGATCTCGAAAGAGAAAATGATCTCTATGAAGAAGTTGCCCGCTATTACGGCATGGACCGTATCCCGGCAGTGCTTCCCAATATCTCAAAAACATTTGATTCAGCTGTCCTTGGCGATACCCCTTACGGATTCTCCCGCAGAATCAAAAACTGGGGCCGCGGCGTAGGACTGCATGAAGCAATCAACTATAGTTTTGTTGGAAGTGAAGATCTTGATCTTCTCGGACTCCCGGAAGAAGGACGTGTATACATTGCCAATCCTCTGAGCGAGGACCAGAACGTAATGCGGACCGCTATTACTCCGGGGCTGCTGAATACCGTTCGCCATAACCTTGCACAGGGCAATAATCATATCCGTCTTTTTGAAGTCGCCAAGAAATTCGTTAAAGATGAATCTTCGGTAACTGAGACAAGAGAACAGAACAGACTTGGTCTGCTTGTTACCGGACCGCGCAGTCAGCGTGAATGGCCCGGTGACAATGAAGATGCTGATTACCTTGATATAAAAGGACTGGTTGAACATCTTCTCACAGACCTGAAGCTTAATGACGCCGAGTATGAAATCCTTGAAGGCTGCTCCTATCTCGAACCTTGTGTTCAGGTTAAGCTTGATGGTGAAGAACTTGGAATTATAGGCATGGTTAAACCGGAAATAGCGGATAAATACCATGCTAAAAAAGAAATCTGGGTAGCTGATCTCAATGCGGATATGCTTAGAGACAAAGTTATTGCCAACAAGATTCAGTTTGAGAATCTCCCGGTATTTCCGCCATCAAGAAGAGATGTAACTATTATATGTCCCATGGACCTGCATGCGGCAACCATTGAGAAAACTATTCTTGATCAAAAGCTGCCCCTGCTTGAAAGTCTTGAACTTGTCGCGGTCTTTGTGCCTGAAAATCAGGACAAGGAAAGGAACCTTTCATACCGCCTGACATATAGACATCCTAAAAAGACACTCAAGGATAAAGAAGTTGATAAAGAGCACACCAAGGTTTTAACAGCCCTTGAAAAGGCTCTGCCTATTCACTTCTAATTCTTATTGTTAAATATAGGTATAAAAGCCCTCTGCCGAACTAAAGCAGAGGGCTTTTTTTATGCAGTTAACACAATTTATGTTATATGATGACATTAATGACAAGTGACAAAAATGAATGTAAGATAATAAAATCCAAAAGGAAAAAAAGCAAAAGGATCAGGAAATACAATGGCAAGAAAGACTAAAGAAGAAGCTGAAAAAACCCGTCAGGCCATAATTGAATCAGCTTTCAGAGTTTTTAGAACAAAAGGATATTCTAAAACAACTCTCCACGACATTGCTGTAGAGGCAGGAGTCACCAGGGGCGCAGTTTACTGGCACTTTAAAAATAAACCGGATGTCTTCGGCCAGCTGATGGATCACGCCTTCAGACCTTTTGAAGTCTTTTTTGAAGGTATTCTGGAGAGTACTACATCACCTATCGAAATTCTTATTAAATTCATGGATGCATGGCTGTCACGAGCTACAACCCAGAGTCATTTCAGGGCAGCTTTTGAAATTGTTTTTCTCATGACGGAATGGTCAGATGAACTTATGCCGTATAAAATGGAATATAGATCCATGGAGCTTAAGTTCATCAAAGATATTGAAGAAATATTTGATAAAGGAATTAAAGACGGTTCTTTCCGGGCAGACCTGAATGCCCATACGGCGGCAGTTTATTACTATTCCAATATATTTGGTCTTGCTCAGGTTTCTTTGTTCTTTGAGGAACAGCTTGAGATAGGAAAAAGTAAAAGAGATTATATGATCATGTTCCTTAATTCCTGTGCGGCAGAAGAATATGACATATCCGAACTAATCGCTTAATCATTAGCCACAATAAAAGATTAAAAATTAACGGCTGAATCCGTAAAAAAGATTCAGCCGTTAATTTTATATTATCTCAAACTGTTAAAAACAGCGTGCAATAAAGTTCGCAGCTACTCGCATTGAAATTCACCGCTCTCGTATATTAAAACTTCAGAACCATCTTTAAGTATGGCGTACACTTTTTTATCTTCCGTATTAACAAGATCCCAGTGCAGAGCAGAATCGTTAAAACCAAGTTCTTTCTTCAAATCAGAAGTAAGGTCTTCCTGATTTCCACCGTAAGTATCAGCATAAGAAGCACCTACTGCCACATGGCAGTTCCCGAATTCTCCGCCATAATTTTCATCATACAGAGTATTAGCCATAAATTTATCTATCTGAGAAAAACGCCTGTCAGTCAGTGAAAATTCGCCAAGACGTGCTGCCCCTTCATCCATAGCCAGCTGTTTTTTGACAAACTCCTCACCCTTTTCAGCGGTGATCTCTTTGGCAACTCCATTTTCAAAAACAAGCTTTACACCCTGAACAAGATTACCGGATCTGAAAGAAGCCTGATCAGCATAATAGACACCTTCAGTCCCACGCCAGTCAGGAGAAATGAAGAGTTCAAAACTTGGAATATTATGCCCGGAAATTCCAATCCAGCGGCGTGATTCCCCGTGGCTTACTTTAAGATCGCAATTTTCAGTAACAACCCTGTAGCTTTCTATATCCATGCCGTTCAGCCAGTTTTTAACTTTGAGAGCACTGTCAAAAACTTCCATCCAGCGCTCTGTCGGCTTATCGTCATCAAGATAGCAGGCCTTGATAATCTGTTCAGCAAATTCCTCAATTCCCAAACCGGCAGCATCAGCCATAGCTTTGGTCGGGTATGAACAAAGGGTCCAGCCAAACTCCCCTTTCTGTTCCCGGACATCCATTATGTCGCGGATAAATTTTCTGGCAACAGCAGATTTACCGATCCTCGAAGGGTCCACTTCTGCAAGATGAGTGAGTGATGACGGTGCAAGCAATGCTATCAGACCGTTTAAATTGTTAATCAGCTCTTTTTCACCGGGAGTAACAAAGGTCAGCTGTTTATCATTACCCTTGCCATAAAAAGATTTCTCCATGTCCGGGGTCAGCCCCATCCTCAAAATAGGATTCATACCCTTTTCCACCAGCAGTTTGAACATAACTTCTGCCAGAGGAAGAGCCTCAATTTCGTAGCGCAGCAGAATATTATCTCCGGGCTTGAACTCTCCTGTTCTGGCTGTAGTGATTCCCCACCATAAAACTTCACAATATTTTTCGAGCTGCTCAGCTGTCAGCATAATATATTCTCCTTGATTATTGATTTGAAAAGCTACGATAGACCAGCCGGGAATTTATCTCAATAGCCCCGAAATCAACCAGTTACAGGGCCAAGAGTCATATTGACATTATCATTTTACAGGCAATAAATTCATTGCACTTTAAAAAACATATTATTTTAAGATGTTAAATAATTTTGGAATCTTATTAAGTTAAAAAAAATGAATTATAAGCCTTGATTTTACATATCGCTTCTTGACACAGAAGAGTCATATAGCTATCTCCATTTCAAAAGCCCGGTACCACATTATGCCACGAATTTCTTTGAATTCGTGACAATTGGGAAAATGAACTTTTTGCCGAGGCTGAACAACCCAGCCTCATCAAAATACGTTCAGAGGCTGAAAAAAATAATCTTTTGGAGGGTTAGACCATGGCCTACAACGTAACTGTTGATGTTGAAAAGTGTGTTGGTGACGGCGAGTGTGTTGATGTATGTCCCGTAGAAGTTTACGAACTTCAGGACAGCAAAGCTGTTGTTGTAAACGGCGAAGAATGCCTCGGCTGCGAATCCTGTGTTGAAGTTTGCGAACAGGATGCCATCACTATTGAAGAAAGCTAATTTCTTCCTTGCCTAAGGCAGGACTTTAAGGCGGGAATCCTTTCCGGATTTCCGCCTATTTTTTATTCCACAACAGCCTTTGATTCCCCTTGGTGCGGCTGTCATCAATCATCAGCGGATTCGAATCCGGCTGACCAAATCGTATTTTTTCCAGCCTGAGCATTGACTGTAAGGATTGACGACTTACTTTTAAAAAGTTTATCCGGTAATCCCGGTTAATATGCTCTGAAAGAGAATGGAGGTTGTATTTTGGAGTTCAAAGATATTTTTACGAAATATGAAGCAATTGTCGCCGAAGTGGACAGTGCTTTTAATAAAGTTGCAGAACAGGCTGACGACGGCATAAAATGCCATAAAGGTTGCAGCGACTGTTGCCATGCCCTTTTCGACCTGACACTGGTTGAGGCTCTGTATCTGAACCACAAGTTCAATGAAAAATACAGTGGCATGGAGCGTTCACAGATTCTTGAACGTGCGGATGAAGCCGACCGCCAGATTCATAAAATCAAAAGAAACGCATTTAAAGCTTCGCAGGCTGGAAAATCAGCCTCTGAAATCATCAAAGAAATTTCACTCGCAAGAGTCCGCTGCCCTCTTCTTGGTACGGAAGATTCCTGTGATCTTTATGAATCAAGACCGCTCACATGCAGAATATACGGAACTCCGATGAACATCGGCGGAGAAGCCCACTGCTGCGGAAAATCCGGTTTTGATAAAGGTAAACAGTACCCGGCCATGAATATGGATGTGCTGCAGAACAAGCTTTACGAATTGAGTAAAGAAATTTCTGACAGCATTAATTCTTCTTATAAAGAATTAAGCGAGATGCTTATCCCGGCATCAATGGCCCTGCTGACAGATTTCACTATGGAATACCTTGGTGCACGGACCAGTAAAAAGGCCGAGCCCGAACCGGAACCGGAGCCGCTGGAAGTAACTCCGCAAGCCTGCTCAACCTGTTCGGAAGACAAGTCTGCATGTGCCGACTGTAATTACTCTGTTTCACTCGGACAGGCTCCGGAAAAGGACTAACAGGAGCTTAGTATGAGTACCATGACGCCGGAACAGATTGAAGAACAGAAAAGGATAATGTACGAAAAGCTTTCGCCCAGACGGCGCAAGTTTGTTGACAAAATAGGCTATGACGAATGGGAACCTTTTGCCATGCCCTTTGACCCGATTGATCTGAGGCAGGATATAACAGGCAGAACCTCCCAACAGCTGTGCGAACAGTTTATGAGAGAAACAAGGTCCGCCCAAGATCCTGAATACCTTCAGGCTGCTTCTGAATTCGGCGTGCTCCTTGTTATGAATATCGAACGCGTCAGACCTGTTTTTGATTTTTGCGTATGGTACAACGAACTACTCAAACGCGAAGGTAAATCTATTGATTTAAACAAGTAGGCTTCCGGCATTATGCCGTATAAAGCTTCCTAAACTGCAAGCAATATTAAGAGGATAATAAAGTGCAGCAATTCGATAACCTTGATGACTATATTGAAGACCTCAAAGCCAAATCAGCCAAGAACCCTACCTGTAGCAACACCCACTACAATCTTGGCGTTGCATATCTCTCCAAACGTGATTTCATGGAAGCTGAACGTGAATTCATAAGTGCAATCAACGAATCCCCGAAAATGGCTGAAGCATACGTTCAGCTCGGCGGAATCTGCCTGCAGAGAAACGACATAGACGGATGCCTGCGCTATAATATTCAGGCTTCACAGCAGCGTCCTTTCTTCGCTGTTCCGTGGGGTAACATAGGCTTCGTATACCTCCAGAAAGGTGATGTAGATAAAGCCATTGGTGCTCTCAAACGTGCTGTAAAATATGATCCGAATTTTGTTCAGGCCCTCTCCACTCTCGGAAGTGCTTACTTTCAGGAAGGAGAACTGGACGACTGCATCGAAGTTTGCGAAAAAGCAGTAAAAATTCAGGAACATTTTGGTCCGGCATGGAACAACCTTGCACTGTGCTACATAGAAAAGAAAGATTTCGACAAGGCTGCTGAATGTATTGAAAAAGCAAAACAGAGCGGATATGATATTCCTGAAGAAATGATCAAGGATCTCGAAGAATCACGTTCTTAATCCGCTTGGTATAATTAAATTTAAAACAGGCTTCCGAATTTATTGCGGAAGCCTGTTTTTTAATATGCGCAGGAGGTCGGGGGCTGCCCTTCTCTGGAAAATATAAAACTTTTTTGGTATCTTTTGAAAAAGAGTTTATATACTTTTCAACAATCCTGATAATAGTAACTTCTCACTGTGTTTGAGAATACTGCGGATGCAAAACTGAATGACAAACCCCAGCTACTTTTTATGCGTGGCAGGCATTATAAGTTTCGCAATAGCTCTGCTGCACATAGTAATAATAGCCGCCGGACCTAAAGCATACGATTACTTCGGGGCCGGAGAGGATCTGGTCCTCATGGCCCGCAGGGGGTCCGTGATACCACCCCTGCTGACAATTTTCATCGCACTTGTCTTTGCCGTTTTCGGACTTTACGCTTTTTCCGCAGCGGATTTATACCGGGATCTTCCATTCAAAGGTCCTCTTGTTGTAATCATCGGTATTTTATATTTTCTCAGAGGATCAGCTGTTTTTTTTCAGCTTTTAAATCGCGGGTCTTCAGCATCGGGAACACGGGAAATTATTTTTTCGCTGATTTCATTTACAGCAGGGATATGCTATCTTGCTGGGGTACTCGGCAACTGGGAATCAATCACAGGCGGGCCGCTCTGAAATTTTAGCAACGTATAAAAGTAACCATTCTGCAATATTCCTGATGCATATAAAATCAGGAAAAGTTAAATACTCGATCCGGCAGGCAGAACTTGTAATCATCAAAATTCAGGACACCTTCTCTTTACAGTTGTCTTTTTGGGCCTGTTTGATAATCTTGAATTTCACACGAAAAAGTGGAGGATATTATGTCTTTGAGCAATCTTGCGGGCAAACTTGCCCCACCTGAAATTCTGGAAAATATTCCACGACTCGTAGCTGCATACTACACGATTAAACCTGATATTTCCATTCCTTCAAACCTTGTGTCCTTCGGAACGTCAGGACACAGAGGATGCCCTCTGGACGGCTCTTTTAACGAAGGCCACATTCTGGCTATCAGTCAGGCCATTTGTGAATATCGTGAAAAAATGGGGTATACAGGTCCGCTCTTTATAGGAAAGGACCCGCATGCACTGTCTGAACCGGCACAGATAACAGCTCTGGAAGTTTTTGCAGCAAACGGAGTTGATGTATTTATAAATGACAAGGGGTACACTCCCACCCCGGCAATTTCGCATGCTATTTTAACTTTTAACAAAGGAAAAAGCTGCGGCAAAGCCGATGGTGTGGTAATAACTCCATCCCATAACCCTCCACGTGACGGCGGATTTAAATACAATCCTCCGGAAGGTGGCCCGGCAAGCACCACGGTCACAAGTACCATCCAGAACAGAGCCAATGAAATAATGCAAAACGGGCTCAAGGATGTGAAAAGGATTACTCTCGAAAAGGCAATGAAAGCCGGCACCACAACTGAGCACGACTTCATAACACCTTATGTCAATGATCTCTGCAATATTATTGACATGGAAGCTATAAGCCGTGCAGGACTGAAAATAGGTGTGGACCCTCTCGGAGGGGCAGCAATTGATTACTGGGAACCGATTGCCGAGCGCTACAAAATTGATATCAACGTGGTCAACAAAACCATAGATCCGGCTTATGCTTTCATGCATGTGGATAAAGACGGCAAAATCCGTATGGACTGCTCTTCTCCTTATGCCATGGCCGGGCTTATTGAACTGAAAGATAAATACGATATTTCTTTTGCAAACGACCCTGATACTGACAGGCACGGTATAGTCACCAAAAGCCGCGGGCTGATGAACCCCAATCATTATCTTGCCGTTGCAATTGAATATCTCTACACCAACCGCCCGGATTGGAGAAAAGATCTGATGGTGGGTAAGACTCTGGTCTCCAGTTCTATGATAGACAGAGTCGCAGCATCAATTGATCGCCAGCTGATGGAAGTTCCGGTTGGATTTAAATGGTTCGTGGAGCCACTGCTCAGCGGAACCTGCGGATTCGGCGGTGAAGAAAGTGCTGGAGCATCATTCCTGCGCAAAGACGGTTCTGTCTGGACCACTGACAAAGACGGTATCATCATGAACCTTCTTGCTGCGGAAATAACAGCCATAACAGGTAAAGATCCGGGCGAACTTTACACCGCCCTTGAAAATAAATTCGGTTCACCTGTTTATAAAAGGATTGATACCGGAGCAACTGAAGAACAGAGAAAAGCTTTCAGCAGTCTTACCCCGGATATGATCAAGGCTAAAACCCTTGCCGGAGAACTGATTGAAAGCAAGCTGACAACAGCTCCCGGAAATAATCAATCCATAGGCGGATTGAAAGTTATAACCGAGAACGGATGGTTCGCGGCAAGACCTTCAGGAACCGAGTCAATTTATAAAATTTATGCGGAATCATTCAAAGGTCTGGCTCACCTCGTTTCTATTCAGGAAGAAGCCAAGAAAATAGTCAACGAAGCTTTTTCAACAGCAGTATAGCCAGCCATAAGAGCAAAAATATAAAGGGCCGGATAATTAAATTATCCGGCCCTTTTTCATGATAGATCATTGGTGCGGTTTTACATAATTATATCAGCAAGAACTCAAATAGGAGCCTGAGATTATTTGTAAGATTCAATGGCTTCACTTATGCGCTTGTTTTCAGCCTTGAAAGATTCAACCAGTTTTTCAAAGCCGCTACCTTCGTGATAGCGAAAAGCCTTTTCCATTTCATAAGCTATGTCTCTTGCCCTTGGAGCGCAGATGGCCGCACAGGTGCTTTTCAAAGTATGGGCTATCCTTTCCGCACTGCGAAAATCTCTTCTGGAGGCTGCTGTCAGAAGCTGTCTGAGGTCTTCCGGTGTTTCCTCAAGAAACATTGAACATAATTCCTCAAAAAGCTCATTGTCTCCATGATACATTTCTTCAGCTTTCTGCCTGTCCAGAACCGGAACTCCAAAATGCTCGTTTTCGTCGAAATCATGGTCCCCGGAGTCAGCCCGTCCTTCCATAACCTTTTGAATCTTAGCCTCAAGGTCGGCATACTGTACCGGTTTTGTAATATAACCGTTCATACCGGATTTGATACTTTTATCCCTTGTCCCGCTCATGGCATGAGCGGACATTGCAATGATCGGGATTTCAACACATGCCGATCCAGCACCGCCCTGACGAATAGCCTTTGCAGCATCAAAGCCGTCCATCTCAGGCATTTCAATATCCATCAACACCAGATCAAAATGTTCTTTGGATAAGGCTTCAACAGCCTTCACCCCGTTTTCTGCTTCCCTGCAGGTATGCCCCATTTTTTTAAGCAGACGACCCGCAACTCTTACATTTATGGAATTATCTTCTACAAGAAGGATATGAAATCTCTTTTTATCAGCATCCGGCAGAGTATCAGACTCAAGGGCATAAAGTTCAACTTTGTCCGGGTCTCCCGGAGAAAGCAGAACATTGAAAGTAAAAACACTGCCAAGGCCGACAGAACTGCGTACACCTATCTGCCCGCCCATCATCTCCACAATTTCACGAGAAATTGCCAGACCAAGACCGGTTCCGCCAAATTTTCTTGTAGTTGAGCTGTCAGCCTGACGGAAGCTTTCAAAAATAACATCCTGCTGATCTTCAGGAATACCTATACCGGTATCTCTTACAGTGAAAACAACATCATGCCGTCCTGAAACATTTTGATCGATGGAAGGGGAAACCTGAACATAGACTCCTCCCTTACCAGTAAATTTCAAGGCATTTCCGATCAGATTAAACAGAACCTGTTTAAGCCGACCCTGATCACCGCAGACTATTTCAGGAACATCTTCATCGATATCAAGGTCGATAACCAGTCCCTTGGATTCAGCCTGATGAGACAGACTGCGTACTACAGAATATAGCACATCGCTCAAACTAAAATCTTCATTTTCCAGTTTAAGCATCCGCGCTTCAACCTTGGATAAATCGAGGATGTCGTTTACTACGCTTAAAAGCTGGTTGGCGCAAAGCCCTACGGTTTCGAGGTTATCTCTTTGTTCCACATTAAGATCAGTCAGCAGTGTCAGATCAGTCAGACCGATAACAGCATTCAAAGGAGTCCTTATCTCATGGCTCATTGAAGCCAAAAACCGCGACTTGAATTTATTGGCCTTCTGGGCTCCGTCACGGGCCATAATAAGTTCCCGCTCAAGCTTCTTACGTCCGGTGATGTCGATTACCGCGGCAACAGCTCCTCCGGTTTCCCCGCCCATGGGGGTAATGTCGAGCTGACACCATTTTTTTTCGCCCTTAAAGGGATAGGAAAACTCTATTAGAAAATGTTCATCGTGACCGTTTATAACTTCCTTTAGTCCATTGGCTACGGCCACCAGAATATCTTCCGGGCAGCCAATGGCCGAAAGTGATTCAAGAAAATCAGAGCCGACCAGAGTTTCACCGGTATCTATAGCGAAATAATCATTCCAAGAAGGATTTGCTGTAATCAGCCGGCCTCCCGTATCAAGAACAGCAATACTTGATGAAATTGAAGCCAGAACCGAACGAAGCTGCTCCTCCTGATGAGCCAGCTGACGGTAGGCCTGATCCAGCTGCTTTGATTGCAGCAGAGCGTTTTCATAAGTTGCAAGCAGAAGATGGAAGACTTGACCGAAATCGGCACTTATTGAATGCTTTTCACCGTGAAATTCAAATTCTATTTCACGGGTATTTCCTGTTTCAGCTTCATAATGATTGTGATCAAGTACATGGCGGATACGGGAATGCAGAAAATCTTCATCATAAGGTTTCGTAACAAAATTTATTGCCCCGCTCTTAAGCCCGCGCAGGACATCGCCCGGATCAGAAAGACTGGTAAGGAGAATAACCGGAACTGAATGAAATTTATCGTTTTGCCTTATCTGTGAACATAATTCATACCCATCCATTCCGGGCATAACAACATCACTTATGACCAGATCGGGATTAAAACTGTCCATTTTAGATATGGCGCTCTCGCCATCATCGGCAACAAGAACAGAGTAACCTATACTGCTTAAAAAATATTCCAGCTTTACAGCCTGCGTAAGACTGTCCTCAACAACTAAAATCCGTTCAGAGGTCATGATTTTATCCATGTTAATATTGAGCGTCAGCTCTTTATTCCTGCAAAATTCAACAATTCTCCACTTATCTCTTCAAGAGGTAAAATATCAATTGCCGCGCCGAGCTTTACAGCTTCCCCCGGCATTCCATAAACAGTACAGCTCTCTTTATTCTGCGCAATGGTATACGCCCCCGCTTTGCGCATCTCAAGAAGTTCCGCCGCTCCATCACGGCCCATTCCGGTCATAATAATGCCTGCGGCTCTATGCCCGAGGTTTCTTGCGGCTGAGGCAAACAATACACTTACACTTGGAATTATGCCATCGGAAGCTGAACCTGAAGAAAATGATACCGTCAAATCAGAATTTACACGCATGTGTTTTTCTTCCGGGGCAAAATAAACAAAACCGCCTCTGACTGTTTCTCCGGCATCTGCCGCTTTAACTTTCAGGGGGATAACATTATCAAGCCAGCTGACCATCCCTTCCAGAAAACCTTTGGACATGTGCTGGACGACAAGTATAGGCAAAGGATAATTTTCAGGCAGAGCACCAAGAACAGCTTTTAATGCCTGTGGTCCTCCGGTTGAAGTTCCTATGCAGACGGCTTCAATATTTTCTTTTGGAGTACTGTCTTTAATACCGGACCGTCCTGAAAGGACTGGACCCGAATTTATTAAATTCTTTTTAATCCTTCTACGAACGACTTTTACTTCGGACATAAGCCTGACAGTGTGAATTATGTCGTTCATATTGTCTTCAAAATCTGAATCGCATAGCCGCGGCTTATCAATAAGAGTGAGAGCACCGGAATCAAGAGCGCGAAAACCGTCGTCAGAATCATCCGGGCTGGCAACGGAGCTGATGATTACAATGGGAAGTGGCGATTCCTCCATAATCCGGCGTGTGACCTGAAACCCATCCATATCGGGAAGGTGAATATCCATTGTCACAATATCAGGTTTCAGCTTATGAACTTTTTCAATAGCTTCAGCACCTGTCACAGCCATGCCCGCAACTTCCATATCTTCCTGATCGGAAAAATATCTGTATAGAAGCTCACGCACAGAGATTGAATCATCAACTATTAAAATTCTGATCAAAAAAGGACCTCTCACTGTAATTAACAACCAGCCGGTTACACTGAAATTTCTTTAACAGAACCTTGCAATAACGTCTAAAAGATTGCTCTGGTCAAAATTTGATTTGACAATGTAAGCATTTGCCCCGGCATCAACACCTTTTTCCCGATCCTCTTTCGAGCCGAGTGAGGTTACCAAAATCACAGGAAGATTGGCAAAGCGATCAATTTTCCTGACCTTTTCAGTAAGTCCGAAACCATCAAGGTTAGGCATTTCAACGTCTGAGACCAGAACATCAGGTTCCGCGCTTTTCACTTTTACAAGGGCATCCTGTCCGTCTACCGCGGTAACAACATTATAACCTGCAGCTTCAAGAACATTTTTCAAAAGAACTCTTGAAGTTATGGAATCTTCGGCAA
Above is a window of Maridesulfovibrio bastinii DSM 16055 DNA encoding:
- a CDS encoding aminopeptidase, whose protein sequence is MLTAEQLEKYCEVLWWGITTARTGEFKPGDNILLRYEIEALPLAEVMFKLLVEKGMNPILRMGLTPDMEKSFYGKGNDKQLTFVTPGEKELINNLNGLIALLAPSSLTHLAEVDPSRIGKSAVARKFIRDIMDVREQKGEFGWTLCSYPTKAMADAAGLGIEEFAEQIIKACYLDDDKPTERWMEVFDSALKVKNWLNGMDIESYRVVTENCDLKVSHGESRRWIGISGHNIPSFELFISPDWRGTEGVYYADQASFRSGNLVQGVKLVFENGVAKEITAEKGEEFVKKQLAMDEGAARLGEFSLTDRRFSQIDKFMANTLYDENYGGEFGNCHVAVGASYADTYGGNQEDLTSDLKKELGFNDSALHWDLVNTEDKKVYAILKDGSEVLIYESGEFQCE
- the pheT gene encoding phenylalanine--tRNA ligase subunit beta, whose product is MLLSMQWLREFVPYEGGVQELGDRLTMLGLELEEIINPFENISSVVVGHVVECGKHPEADKLSVCKVDVGEAELLDIVCGAPNVAKGQNVPVAKIGCVLPGGLKIKKAKLRGQKSCGMICSERELELSDAHDGIMVLPEELKPGQIFIDAMNMNDTVLDLGITPNRADCLSILGIARETALGFDLPLTMPELNLVEAGGNAADMLKIEIEEGADCPLYMARILKGAKLAQSPDWMRYRLISVGVRPINNVVDVTNYILFELGQPLHSFDGDLLKGDKIRVGRAPEGMKFTTLDDQERSLLNSDLLVWDAEKPVALAGVMGGQNSEINDKSTNVVLESAVFKPALIRKTARRLSLPSEASYRFERGVDQLMSAYALDRAAQLINELSGAEVVSGVAQNESLPWQTRTHTYRHKRCNAHLGLNLEPEFSKKAFTLMGLEVDDSDSDSWKVTTPSYRLDLERENDLYEEVARYYGMDRIPAVLPNISKTFDSAVLGDTPYGFSRRIKNWGRGVGLHEAINYSFVGSEDLDLLGLPEEGRVYIANPLSEDQNVMRTAITPGLLNTVRHNLAQGNNHIRLFEVAKKFVKDESSVTETREQNRLGLLVTGPRSQREWPGDNEDADYLDIKGLVEHLLTDLKLNDAEYEILEGCSYLEPCVQVKLDGEELGIIGMVKPEIADKYHAKKEIWVADLNADMLRDKVIANKIQFENLPVFPPSRRDVTIICPMDLHAATIEKTILDQKLPLLESLELVAVFVPENQDKERNLSYRLTYRHPKKTLKDKEVDKEHTKVLTALEKALPIHF
- a CDS encoding TetR family transcriptional regulator; this translates as MARKTKEEAEKTRQAIIESAFRVFRTKGYSKTTLHDIAVEAGVTRGAVYWHFKNKPDVFGQLMDHAFRPFEVFFEGILESTTSPIEILIKFMDAWLSRATTQSHFRAAFEIVFLMTEWSDELMPYKMEYRSMELKFIKDIEEIFDKGIKDGSFRADLNAHTAAVYYYSNIFGLAQVSLFFEEQLEIGKSKRDYMIMFLNSCAAEEYDISELIA
- a CDS encoding ferredoxin, with protein sequence MAYNVTVDVEKCVGDGECVDVCPVEVYELQDSKAVVVNGEECLGCESCVEVCEQDAITIEES
- a CDS encoding YkgJ family cysteine cluster protein, translated to MEFKDIFTKYEAIVAEVDSAFNKVAEQADDGIKCHKGCSDCCHALFDLTLVEALYLNHKFNEKYSGMERSQILERADEADRQIHKIKRNAFKASQAGKSASEIIKEISLARVRCPLLGTEDSCDLYESRPLTCRIYGTPMNIGGEAHCCGKSGFDKGKQYPAMNMDVLQNKLYELSKEISDSINSSYKELSEMLIPASMALLTDFTMEYLGARTSKKAEPEPEPEPLEVTPQACSTCSEDKSACADCNYSVSLGQAPEKD